In Paracoccus sp. TOH, a single window of DNA contains:
- a CDS encoding peptidylprolyl isomerase translates to MAGHGIIMRGKGKSTIVWLLMGMLVLGLGGFGVTNFSGGSADIGSVGEVGISSQDYARTLRAEMQDFAARTGRQVNAAEAKALGIDQAALARLYTGAALEAEANRLGISVGDQAVAKQITGSPAFRGMNGQFDRSLYADTLRREGIREAEFEHDLRMDEARLILQQAALAGVSAPQAVTALTQGWLLETRDIRWRELKPEDLPEPIATPDDATLEAWHKANADRFTAPETRKITYIWLIPEMLEKEVEVDEQALRDLYQDRIDEFQQPERRMVERLVFPTMAAAEEAKARIEGGEITFEQLAAARGLTLNDIDLGEVSQADLGAAGEAVFALDEPGVAGPASSELGPALFSMNAILDPVDIPFEQAKDELRVEAAVDRARRVIEDQSAEFSDMLAGGATLEDMAKETPMKLGQIDWSAGAEADPNGIDAYPVFRQKAAEIGEKDFPELLELDDGGVFALRLDGIQPPALIPFAEVKDRVAEDWSRNETHRQLLALAEERKVQAEAAAEPAPAAATAPVAQAVGAAAGNAAVTPPQAPPTAPATDPATGPDAGTAVTDLARGGFISDAPQDLVSQAFEIAREGDAEVVDAENRVFLVTLDKIHPAVTEGDEAEQVREGIANRLADSLRQDVFDYFARALQAQGGVTLNQTAVDAVNAQVQ, encoded by the coding sequence GTGGCGGGGCACGGCATCATCATGCGCGGCAAGGGCAAATCGACGATCGTCTGGTTGCTTATGGGGATGCTGGTCCTGGGATTGGGCGGCTTCGGCGTCACCAATTTCTCGGGCGGCTCGGCCGATATCGGCTCGGTGGGCGAGGTCGGGATCTCGTCGCAGGACTATGCCCGCACCCTGCGCGCCGAGATGCAGGACTTCGCCGCCCGCACCGGCCGGCAGGTCAACGCGGCCGAGGCCAAGGCTCTCGGCATCGACCAGGCGGCGCTGGCCCGGCTCTATACCGGCGCCGCGCTCGAGGCCGAGGCGAACCGGCTGGGGATCTCGGTCGGCGACCAGGCGGTGGCCAAGCAGATCACCGGCTCGCCGGCCTTCCGCGGCATGAACGGCCAGTTCGACCGCAGCCTCTATGCCGACACCCTGCGCCGCGAAGGCATCCGCGAGGCCGAGTTCGAGCACGACCTGCGCATGGACGAGGCGCGGCTGATCCTGCAGCAGGCGGCGCTGGCCGGGGTCAGCGCGCCGCAGGCCGTCACCGCGCTGACCCAGGGCTGGCTGCTGGAGACCCGCGACATCCGCTGGCGCGAGCTGAAGCCCGAGGATCTGCCCGAGCCGATCGCCACCCCGGACGACGCGACGCTGGAAGCCTGGCACAAGGCCAATGCCGACCGCTTCACCGCGCCCGAGACCCGCAAGATCACCTATATCTGGCTGATCCCCGAGATGCTGGAGAAGGAGGTCGAGGTGGACGAGCAGGCGCTGCGCGACCTCTACCAGGACCGCATCGACGAGTTCCAGCAGCCCGAGCGCCGCATGGTCGAGCGGCTGGTCTTCCCGACCATGGCCGCCGCCGAGGAAGCCAAGGCCCGCATCGAGGGCGGCGAGATCACCTTCGAGCAGCTGGCCGCCGCGCGCGGCCTGACGCTGAACGACATCGACCTGGGCGAGGTCAGCCAGGCCGACCTGGGTGCCGCCGGCGAGGCGGTCTTCGCGCTGGACGAGCCCGGCGTGGCCGGCCCGGCCAGCTCGGAGCTGGGGCCGGCGCTGTTCTCGATGAACGCGATCCTCGATCCGGTCGACATCCCCTTCGAGCAGGCCAAGGACGAGCTGCGCGTCGAGGCCGCGGTGGACCGCGCCCGCCGGGTGATCGAGGACCAGTCGGCCGAATTCTCGGACATGCTGGCCGGCGGCGCCACGCTCGAGGACATGGCCAAGGAAACCCCGATGAAGCTGGGCCAGATCGACTGGAGCGCCGGGGCCGAGGCCGATCCGAACGGCATCGACGCCTATCCGGTCTTCCGCCAGAAGGCCGCCGAGATCGGCGAGAAGGACTTCCCCGAACTGCTGGAACTGGACGATGGCGGCGTCTTCGCCCTGCGCCTCGACGGCATCCAGCCGCCGGCGCTGATCCCCTTCGCCGAGGTGAAGGACCGCGTGGCCGAGGACTGGAGCCGGAACGAGACCCATCGCCAGCTTCTGGCCCTGGCCGAGGAGCGCAAGGTCCAGGCCGAGGCGGCCGCCGAGCCCGCCCCGGCGGCGGCGACCGCGCCGGTGGCCCAGGCCGTCGGCGCCGCCGCCGGCAATGCCGCCGTCACCCCGCCGCAGGCGCCGCCCACCGCCCCCGCGACCGACCCGGCGACCGGCCCCGATGCCGGCACCGCCGTCACCGACCTGGCGCGCGGCGGCTTCATCAGCGACGCCCCGCAGGATCTGGTCAGCCAGGCCTTCGAGATCGCCAGGGAAGGCGATGCCGAGGTGGTCGATGCCGAGAACCGGGTGTTCCTGGTCACGCTCGACAAGATCCATCCTGCCGTGACCGAGGGCGACGAGGCCGAGCAGGTGCGCGAGGGCATCGCCAACCGGCTGGCGGATTCGCTGCGCCAGGACGTGTTCGACTATTTCGCCCGCGCGCTGCAGGCCCAGGGCGGCGTCACCCTGAACCAGACCGCCGTGGATGCGGTGAACGCGCAGGTCCAGTGA
- a CDS encoding LysE family translocator, giving the protein MSAEQVIALVSALSLAILTPGPAIIATVQTAFAHGRERALPYALGLAVGASLWCIAALGGLAVLFKLHPGWFAGMKILGGLYLLWFAWRLWRASTRPLPQAAGGASRGFWGGIALNLSNPKPALFYAALILSVFPEPMGAARQTLIYGICLATELCWYALVAVLMSTAAMRSRYFAAKFWIDRAASIAMALLGLLLIANH; this is encoded by the coding sequence ATGAGCGCCGAGCAGGTCATCGCGCTTGTCTCGGCGCTGTCGCTGGCGATCCTGACCCCCGGCCCGGCGATCATCGCCACCGTGCAGACCGCTTTCGCCCATGGGCGCGAGCGCGCCCTGCCCTATGCGCTGGGGCTGGCCGTCGGCGCATCGCTGTGGTGCATCGCGGCGCTCGGCGGGCTGGCGGTGCTTTTCAAGCTGCATCCGGGCTGGTTCGCCGGGATGAAGATCCTCGGCGGGCTCTATCTGCTGTGGTTCGCCTGGCGGCTGTGGCGCGCCTCGACCCGGCCGCTGCCGCAGGCGGCGGGCGGCGCCTCCAGGGGGTTCTGGGGCGGAATCGCGCTGAATCTCTCGAACCCGAAGCCGGCATTGTTCTATGCGGCGCTGATCCTGTCGGTCTTTCCCGAGCCGATGGGCGCCGCGCGCCAGACGCTGATCTACGGCATCTGCCTGGCGACCGAACTGTGCTGGTACGCGCTGGTCGCGGTTCTGATGTCGACAGCAGCGATGCGCTCGCGCTATTTTGCCGCCAAGTTCTGGATCGACCGGGCCGCCAGCATCGCCATGGCGCTGTTGGGCCTGTTGTTGATCGCCAACCACTAA
- a CDS encoding cold shock domain-containing protein gives MDEDDEQQRKIAGVVKWFDGGKGFGFLTDPDGGADILLHANVLRNFGQSSVAEGSHVTAIIQKTPRGMQAVAVLEITPPAAEPMPAIADLCSATPEEVAQLPLLPARVKWFDKAKGFGFANVFADKADVFLHIEVLRHSGFSDLAVGEAIAIRVVDGRRGMMAAQILSWERAAIEARLVQPGGAAALAKLRLVAGAV, from the coding sequence ATGGACGAAGACGACGAACAACAGCGTAAGATTGCGGGCGTCGTGAAATGGTTCGATGGCGGCAAGGGCTTCGGGTTCCTGACCGATCCCGATGGCGGGGCCGACATCCTCCTGCACGCCAACGTGCTGAGGAACTTCGGCCAAAGCTCGGTCGCCGAAGGTTCGCATGTCACGGCCATCATTCAGAAGACCCCACGCGGCATGCAGGCCGTCGCGGTGCTGGAGATCACGCCGCCGGCGGCCGAGCCGATGCCGGCCATCGCCGACCTGTGCTCGGCCACGCCCGAGGAAGTGGCGCAGCTGCCGCTGCTGCCGGCGCGGGTGAAATGGTTCGACAAGGCCAAGGGTTTTGGTTTTGCCAATGTCTTCGCCGACAAGGCCGATGTCTTCCTGCATATCGAGGTGCTGCGGCATTCGGGCTTTTCCGACCTGGCGGTGGGCGAGGCGATCGCCATTCGCGTCGTCGATGGCCGGCGGGGGATGATGGCCGCGCAAATCCTCTCTTGGGAACGAGCCGCGATCGAGGCGCGGTTGGTGCAACCGGGGGGGGCGGCCGCGCTCGCTAAATTGCGGCTGGTTGCGGGCGCGGTATGA
- a CDS encoding aminodeoxychorismate/anthranilate synthase component II, with protein MILLIDNYDSFTWNLVHYMGEAGADVVVRRNDMLTVEEALDMGAQGIVISPGPCDPAQAGIIVPLIRAASDRGLPLLGVCLGHQAIGEAFGGKVVRAARIVHGKTDAISHDGSGVFAGLPSPLTATRYHSLTVEPESLPDCLRVTATAADGTIMGLVHRTLPVEGVQFHPESIASEYGHDMIRNFLRRCQNLGAAA; from the coding sequence ATGATCCTGCTCATCGACAATTACGACAGCTTCACCTGGAACCTGGTGCATTACATGGGCGAGGCCGGGGCGGATGTGGTCGTGCGCCGCAACGACATGCTGACGGTCGAGGAGGCGCTGGACATGGGCGCGCAGGGCATCGTGATCTCGCCCGGGCCCTGCGACCCGGCCCAAGCCGGGATCATCGTGCCGCTGATCCGCGCCGCTTCGGACCGCGGCCTGCCGCTGCTGGGCGTCTGCCTGGGCCATCAGGCCATCGGCGAGGCTTTCGGCGGCAAGGTGGTGCGCGCCGCGCGCATCGTGCATGGCAAGACCGACGCCATCAGCCATGACGGCAGCGGGGTCTTTGCCGGCCTGCCCTCGCCGCTGACCGCGACGCGCTATCACTCGCTGACGGTCGAGCCGGAAAGCCTGCCCGACTGCCTGCGCGTCACCGCCACCGCCGCCGACGGCACCATCATGGGGCTGGTGCATCGCACGCTGCCGGTCGAGGGCGTGCAGTTCCACCCCGAAAGCATCGCCTCGGAATACGGCCATGACATGATCCGCAATTTCCTGCGCCGCTGCCAGAACCTGGGCGCCGCCGCATGA
- the gpt gene encoding xanthine phosphoribosyltransferase has protein sequence MNDRLPHERGFHISWDQIHRDSRALAWRLEDREWRAILAITRGGLVPAMIVARELDIRVIDTISVKSYRGKGGQERGEVKVLKAPDPAVMQDGDGILVVDDLVDSGRTLEHVRTMYPKAHFATVYAKPKGRPMVQTYVTEVSQDTWIFFPWDMALQYVQPYRGED, from the coding sequence ATGAACGATCGCCTGCCCCATGAACGCGGATTCCACATCAGTTGGGATCAGATCCATCGCGATTCCCGCGCGCTTGCCTGGCGCCTGGAAGACCGCGAATGGCGGGCGATCCTGGCCATCACCCGGGGCGGGCTGGTGCCGGCGATGATCGTCGCCCGCGAGCTGGACATCCGCGTCATCGACACGATCTCGGTCAAATCCTATCGCGGCAAGGGCGGGCAGGAGCGCGGCGAGGTCAAGGTGCTGAAGGCCCCCGACCCGGCGGTGATGCAGGACGGCGACGGCATCCTGGTGGTGGACGACCTGGTCGATTCCGGGCGCACGCTGGAGCATGTGCGGACCATGTATCCCAAGGCGCATTTCGCCACCGTCTATGCCAAGCCCAAGGGCCGGCCGATGGTGCAGACCTATGTCACCGAGGTCAGCCAGGACACCTGGATCTTCTTTCCCTGGGACATGGCGCTGCAATACGTCCAGCCCTATCGCGGCGAGGATTGA
- the map gene encoding type I methionyl aminopeptidase produces MTITKQDELDGLKAVGRIVANTMQAMARAMEPGMTTRELDEIGRAMLEAEGAVSAPRSTYGFPGTTCISVNEEVAHGIPGERRIEAGDLVNIDVSASKDGYFADTGATFRVAPTPPALDRLCRDGRRAMQIGIAQVGSGKPLAGIGKAIGHFAAGRGYTLIRNLASHGIGRALHEDPGEIATWPTRGDRRRIGKGLVLTVEPFLSMGGMWATDGADGWTLYSEPRAAVVQYEHTVVATDRGAIIVTQPG; encoded by the coding sequence ATGACGATCACCAAGCAGGACGAGCTGGACGGCCTGAAGGCCGTCGGCCGGATCGTCGCCAATACGATGCAGGCCATGGCCAGGGCGATGGAGCCCGGCATGACCACCCGCGAGCTGGACGAGATCGGCCGCGCCATGCTCGAGGCCGAGGGCGCGGTTTCCGCGCCGCGCTCGACCTACGGCTTCCCCGGCACCACCTGCATCAGCGTGAACGAGGAAGTCGCCCATGGCATTCCGGGCGAACGCCGGATCGAGGCCGGAGATCTGGTCAATATCGACGTGTCAGCCTCGAAGGACGGCTATTTCGCCGATACCGGGGCGACATTCCGCGTCGCGCCCACGCCGCCGGCGCTGGACCGGCTTTGCCGCGACGGCCGGCGGGCCATGCAGATCGGCATCGCGCAGGTCGGCAGCGGCAAGCCGCTGGCGGGGATCGGCAAGGCCATCGGGCATTTCGCCGCCGGTCGCGGCTACACGCTGATCCGCAACCTGGCCAGCCACGGCATCGGCCGGGCGTTGCACGAAGACCCGGGCGAGATCGCCACCTGGCCCACCCGGGGCGACCGGCGGCGGATCGGCAAGGGGCTGGTGCTGACCGTCGAACCCTTCCTGTCCATGGGCGGGATGTGGGCGACCGACGGCGCGGACGGCTGGACGCTCTATAGCGAGCCGCGCGCCGCCGTGGTGCAATACGAGCATACGGTGGTGGCGACCGACCGCGGCGCGATCATCGTCACCCAACCGGGATGA
- the pdxH gene encoding pyridoxamine 5'-phosphate oxidase — protein sequence MSDRSGIFAGDDPFAIARSWLAEAVRTEPNDPDAIALATVDAQGMPDVRMVLLKEIEGAGTDGAFVFYTNLESAKAAEIEATGAAAFVMHWKSLRRQVRVRGHVSRVEDELADAYYRSRALQSRIGAWASRQSRPLASRSALMAEVARQGINLGLHPARPPHWGGYRIRPVQIEFWADGAFRLHDRFRWTRQDYDQENRLLQGGDQEIVQSFWHVSRLSP from the coding sequence GTGAGCGATCGTAGCGGAATTTTCGCGGGCGACGACCCTTTTGCCATCGCGCGAAGCTGGCTGGCCGAGGCCGTGCGGACCGAGCCGAACGACCCCGATGCCATCGCTTTGGCCACCGTGGACGCCCAGGGCATGCCCGATGTGCGCATGGTCCTGCTGAAGGAGATCGAGGGCGCCGGCACCGACGGCGCCTTCGTCTTCTATACCAATCTCGAAAGCGCCAAGGCGGCCGAGATCGAAGCCACCGGCGCCGCCGCCTTCGTCATGCACTGGAAATCCCTGCGCCGGCAGGTGCGGGTGCGCGGCCATGTCAGCCGGGTCGAGGACGAATTGGCCGATGCCTATTACCGGTCGCGGGCGCTGCAGTCGCGGATCGGCGCCTGGGCCTCGCGCCAGAGCCGGCCGCTGGCCAGCCGCAGCGCGCTGATGGCCGAGGTGGCGCGGCAGGGAATCAATCTTGGGTTGCACCCCGCGCGCCCGCCTCACTGGGGCGGGTATCGCATCCGTCCGGTCCAGATCGAGTTCTGGGCGGACGGCGCCTTCCGCCTGCATGACCGCTTTCGCTGGACAAGACAGGATTATGACCAAGAAAACAGGCTATTGCAGGGGGGCGATCAGGAAATCGTGCAAAGTTTCTGGCATGTCAGCCGTCTTAGCCCTTGA
- the trpE gene encoding anthranilate synthase component I — MEITPEYAAFERGWAQGRNQLLTIRLAADLDTPVSLMLKLAEAAPNSFMLESVTGGEVRGRYSFVGMKPDLIWECRDGKARINRNARYSDEYAEDDRPALDSLRALIAESRIDMPDGVPAGAAGLFGYLGYDMIRLVERLPDVNPDPLGLPDAMMMRPSVVAVLDGVKGEVALCAPAWHDAATPARAAYAQAAERLMEALRSLDRQPSEPRALGHDLKIGELRSNFSKEAYLAAVEKAKDYIRAGDIFQVVPSQRWAMDFPLPPFALYRSLRRTNPSPFMFFLNFGGFQIVGASPEILVRLREGQVTVRPIAGTRPRGATPEEDRALEADLLADQKELAEHLMLLDLGRNDVGRVAKMGTVTPTEQFIVERYSHVMHIVSNVVGELRAGEDALSALLAGMPAGTVSGAPKVRAMQIIDELEPEKRGVYAGGVGYFAANGEMDMCIALRTGVIKDGQLYIQAGGGVVYDSDPEAEFMETVNKSRALRRAAEEAARFVRGNG, encoded by the coding sequence ATGGAGATCACCCCCGAATATGCCGCGTTCGAGCGCGGCTGGGCGCAGGGCCGCAACCAGTTGCTGACCATCCGCCTGGCCGCCGACCTCGACACGCCGGTCAGCCTGATGCTGAAGCTGGCCGAGGCGGCGCCGAATTCCTTCATGCTGGAATCCGTCACCGGCGGCGAGGTGCGCGGCCGCTATTCCTTCGTCGGCATGAAGCCGGACCTGATCTGGGAATGCCGGGACGGCAAGGCGCGCATCAACCGCAACGCCCGCTATTCGGACGAATACGCGGAAGACGACCGCCCGGCGCTGGACAGCCTGCGCGCCCTGATCGCCGAAAGCCGCATCGACATGCCCGACGGCGTGCCGGCCGGCGCGGCGGGGCTGTTCGGCTATCTGGGCTATGACATGATCCGGCTGGTCGAGCGGCTGCCCGACGTGAACCCCGACCCCCTTGGCCTGCCCGACGCGATGATGATGCGCCCCTCGGTCGTGGCGGTGCTGGACGGCGTCAAGGGCGAGGTGGCGCTTTGCGCCCCCGCCTGGCACGACGCGGCCACGCCGGCCCGCGCCGCCTATGCCCAGGCGGCCGAGCGGCTGATGGAGGCGCTGCGCTCGCTCGATCGCCAGCCCAGCGAGCCGCGCGCCCTGGGCCACGACCTGAAGATCGGCGAATTGCGCAGCAATTTCAGCAAGGAAGCCTATCTGGCCGCGGTGGAAAAGGCCAAGGACTACATCCGCGCCGGCGACATCTTCCAGGTGGTGCCCTCGCAACGCTGGGCGATGGATTTCCCGCTGCCGCCCTTCGCGCTCTACCGCAGCTTGCGGCGCACCAATCCGTCGCCCTTCATGTTCTTCCTGAATTTCGGCGGCTTCCAGATCGTCGGCGCCTCGCCCGAGATCCTGGTGCGGCTGCGCGAGGGCCAGGTCACCGTCCGCCCCATCGCCGGCACCCGGCCGCGCGGCGCCACGCCCGAGGAGGACCGGGCGCTGGAAGCCGACCTGCTGGCCGACCAGAAGGAACTGGCCGAGCATCTGATGCTCTTGGACCTGGGCCGCAACGATGTCGGCCGGGTCGCCAAGATGGGCACCGTCACCCCGACCGAGCAGTTCATCGTCGAGCGTTACAGCCATGTCATGCACATCGTCTCGAACGTGGTGGGCGAGCTGCGCGCGGGCGAGGACGCGCTGTCGGCGCTGCTGGCGGGGATGCCGGCCGGCACCGTCTCGGGGGCGCCCAAGGTCCGGGCGATGCAGATCATCGACGAGCTCGAGCCCGAGAAGCGCGGCGTCTATGCCGGCGGCGTCGGCTATTTCGCCGCCAATGGCGAAATGGACATGTGCATCGCCCTGCGCACCGGGGTGATCAAGGACGGCCAGCTTTACATCCAGGCCGGCGGCGGCGTGGTCTATGACAGCGACCCCGAGGCCGAGTTCATGGAAACGGTGAACAAGAGCCGCGCCCTGCGCCGCGCCGCCGAGGAAGCGGCGCGTTTCGTGCGCGGGAACGGCTAG
- a CDS encoding DUF2127 domain-containing protein — MKHIKGKHGPLHWLFESTLLLKATFALFEVMAGAGLWWLPHRRLADFTAWLTRNELIEGHRSPVYGRVAAALAEFSATSQHFYALYLLGHGAIKLVIVALLMRRVAFAYPLGIAVFSGFIAMQMHRWTHTQAPTLLALSALDAVVIWLTWREWRGKAG, encoded by the coding sequence ATGAAGCATATCAAGGGGAAGCACGGACCGCTGCACTGGCTGTTCGAGTCGACCCTGCTGCTGAAGGCGACCTTCGCGCTGTTCGAGGTCATGGCCGGCGCCGGCTTGTGGTGGCTGCCGCACCGGCGCCTTGCCGATTTCACCGCATGGCTGACCCGCAACGAGCTGATCGAGGGCCATCGCAGCCCGGTCTATGGCCGCGTGGCGGCGGCGCTGGCCGAGTTCTCGGCGACGAGCCAGCATTTCTATGCGCTCTACCTGCTCGGGCACGGCGCGATCAAGCTGGTGATCGTGGCCCTGCTGATGCGGCGGGTGGCCTTCGCCTATCCGCTGGGGATCGCGGTCTTTTCCGGCTTCATCGCGATGCAGATGCACCGCTGGACGCATACGCAGGCGCCCACCCTGCTGGCGCTTTCGGCCCTGGACGCGGTGGTGATCTGGCTGACCTGGCGCGAATGGCGCGGCAAGGCCGGCTAG
- the fabI gene encoding enoyl-ACP reductase FabI, which produces MSSEAGIGLMKSRRGLIMGLANDKSIAWGIAKALADQGAELAFSYQGEALKRRVEPLAAQVGSDFLAECDVSDEASIDALFETLRGRWDSLDFIVHAIGFSDKEQLRGRYAETTRDNFLMTMDISVYSFTAVARRAAAMMPNGGSILTLTYYGAERVMPHYNVMGVAKAALEASVRYLAEDFGKDGIRVNAISAGPIKTLAASGIGDFRYILKWNELNSPLRRNVSQEDVGKSALYLLSDLGSGVTGETHHVDSGYHIVGMKAVDAPDIATTKKD; this is translated from the coding sequence ATGTCAAGTGAAGCCGGTATCGGGCTGATGAAAAGTCGCCGCGGCCTGATCATGGGGCTAGCGAACGACAAGTCGATTGCCTGGGGCATCGCCAAGGCACTGGCCGACCAGGGGGCCGAGCTGGCCTTTTCCTATCAGGGCGAGGCGCTGAAGCGCCGGGTCGAGCCGCTGGCGGCGCAGGTCGGGTCGGATTTCCTGGCCGAATGCGACGTCTCGGACGAGGCCTCCATTGACGCGCTGTTCGAGACGCTGCGCGGGCGCTGGGACAGCCTGGACTTCATCGTCCACGCCATCGGCTTTTCCGACAAGGAGCAGTTGCGCGGCCGCTATGCCGAAACCACGCGCGACAACTTCCTGATGACGATGGATATTTCCGTCTATTCCTTCACCGCCGTCGCCCGCCGCGCCGCGGCGATGATGCCGAATGGCGGCTCGATCCTGACCCTGACCTATTACGGCGCCGAACGCGTCATGCCGCATTACAACGTCATGGGCGTCGCCAAGGCGGCGCTGGAAGCATCGGTGCGCTATCTCGCCGAGGATTTCGGCAAGGACGGCATCCGCGTCAACGCCATCTCGGCCGGGCCGATCAAGACCCTGGCCGCCAGCGGCATCGGCGATTTCCGCTATATCCTGAAATGGAACGAGCTGAACTCGCCCCTGCGCCGCAACGTCAGCCAGGAGGATGTCGGCAAGTCGGCGCTCTACCTGCTCTCGGACCTGGGCTCGGGCGTGACCGGCGAGACGCATCACGTCGATTCGGGCTATCACATCGTCGGCATGAAGGCGGTGGACGCGCCCGACATCGCCACGACGAAAAAGGACTGA
- a CDS encoding aminotransferase, with the protein MLPLNPALAATFRPPVMEARRWLEGLTFPPERPLINLSQAAPVEPPPEALRRAMAEAALQRPDAHLYGPVLGRPDLREAVARDWSRAYAGTIRADEVAITQGCNQAFCAAIQTLARAGDEVILPTPWYFNHKMWLDMQGIRAVPLRCGPGMLPDAAEAARLVSDRSRAIVLVSPNNPSGAEYPAELLRGFFDLARSRGLALVLDETYRDFDAREGAPHDLFADPDWGDTLIHLYSFSKAYRLTGHRVGALIASPARMAEVEKFLDTVAICAGQLGQIGAAWGMANLRDWLAGERAEILARRRAMAQGMAALPGWRVKGCGAYFAWVEHPFAMPAPELAQRLLRQAGVLLLPGSMFMPADDPEAARHLRIAFANADRDGIAALMRRLEAFRP; encoded by the coding sequence ATGCTGCCGCTCAACCCCGCCCTGGCCGCCACCTTCCGCCCGCCGGTGATGGAGGCCCGCCGCTGGCTGGAAGGGCTGACCTTCCCGCCCGAGCGGCCGCTGATCAATCTCAGCCAGGCCGCGCCGGTCGAGCCGCCGCCCGAGGCCCTGCGCCGCGCCATGGCCGAGGCGGCGCTGCAGCGGCCCGACGCGCATCTCTACGGTCCGGTGCTGGGCCGCCCCGACCTGCGCGAGGCGGTGGCCCGCGACTGGAGCCGCGCCTATGCCGGCACCATCCGCGCCGATGAGGTCGCGATCACCCAGGGCTGCAACCAGGCGTTCTGCGCCGCCATCCAGACGCTGGCCCGGGCAGGGGACGAGGTGATCCTGCCCACGCCCTGGTATTTCAACCACAAGATGTGGCTCGACATGCAGGGCATCCGCGCCGTGCCGCTGCGCTGCGGTCCGGGCATGCTGCCTGACGCGGCCGAGGCCGCCCGGCTGGTCTCGGACCGGTCGCGCGCCATCGTGCTGGTCAGCCCCAACAACCCCTCGGGCGCGGAATACCCGGCCGAACTGCTGCGCGGCTTCTTCGATCTGGCGCGGTCGCGCGGGTTGGCGCTGGTCCTCGACGAGACCTATCGCGATTTCGACGCGCGCGAAGGTGCGCCGCACGACCTGTTCGCCGATCCCGACTGGGGCGACACGCTGATCCATCTCTACAGTTTCTCGAAAGCCTATCGGCTGACCGGGCATCGCGTCGGCGCGCTGATCGCCAGTCCCGCCCGCATGGCCGAGGTCGAAAAGTTCCTCGACACCGTCGCCATCTGCGCCGGCCAGCTCGGCCAGATCGGCGCCGCCTGGGGCATGGCGAATCTGCGCGACTGGCTGGCCGGCGAGCGGGCCGAGATCCTGGCCCGCCGCCGCGCCATGGCCCAGGGCATGGCGGCGCTGCCGGGCTGGCGCGTCAAGGGTTGCGGCGCCTATTTCGCCTGGGTCGAACATCCCTTCGCCATGCCCGCGCCAGAGCTGGCGCAACGCCTGCTGCGTCAGGCGGGGGTGCTGCTGCTGCCCGGCAGCATGTTCATGCCCGCGGACGATCCCGAGGCCGCGCGCCACCTGCGCATCGCCTTCGCCAATGCCGACCGCGACGGCATCGCGGCGCTGATGCGGCGGCTGGAGGCCTTCCGGCCCTGA